In Zea mays cultivar B73 chromosome 7, Zm-B73-REFERENCE-NAM-5.0, whole genome shotgun sequence, the following proteins share a genomic window:
- the LOC100282689 gene encoding CYCD6 isoform 1 (isoform 1 is encoded by transcript variant 1) — MATEEWELREEDAYAYEFEFDLENPFTSPADEPIASLLDAEGHHAPSISAAASATRRAAAAFISKVRFGGELAVHPRVAYLALNYVDRFLSKRQLACEQQPWAPRLLAISCLSLAAKMQRVATFSTADIQRDEDFMFDAVTIRRMERVVLGALEWRARSVTPLAFLGFFLSACYPPPQHPPQVAAVKARAVDLLLHAQPEVKMAEFSPSVVAAAALLAAAGEVAAANLHAFQASLAACPFVNSEKLRECGEVLAAAGGVGRGRAAPSADTPVTVLGHQRSASSASETDWINGGDAKKRCMGPPSQWG; from the exons ATGGCGACGGAGGAGTGGGAGCTGCGGGAGGAGGACGCCTACGCCTACGAGTTCGAGTTCGACCTCGAGAACCCCTTCACCAGCCCCGCCGACGAGCCGATCGCCAGTCTCCTCGACGCCGAGGGCCACCACGCGCCCTCTATCTCCGCCGCGGCCTCGGCcacccgccgcgccgccgccgccttcaTCTCCAAG GTGCGTTTCGGCGGCGAGCTCGCCGTGCACCCGCGCGTCGCCTACCTCGCGCTCAACTACGTGGATCGCTTCCTCTCCAAGAGGCAATTGGCG TGCGAGCAGCAGCCGTGGGCGCCGCGCCTGCTCGCCATCAGCTGCCTCTCCCTCGCCGCCAAGATGCAGCGCGTCGCAACATTCTCCACCGCCGACATTCAG AGGGACGAAGACTTCATGTTCGACGCGGTGACCATCCGTCGCATGGAGCGGGTGGTGCTTGGCGCGCTTGAGTGGCGCGCGCGCTCCGTCACGCCGCTCGCCTTCCTCGGCTTCTTCCTCTCCGCATGCTATCCGCCGCCGCAGCACCCCCCACAGGTAGCCGCTGTCAAGGCGCGCGCCGTCGACCTCCTTCTCCACGCTCAGCCTG AGGTGAAGATGGCGGAGTTCTCACCCTCCGTGGTGGCGGCGGCAGCGCTGCTGGCCGCCGCCGGAGAGGTCGCCGCCGCGAACCTCCACGCGTTCCAAGCCAGCTTGGCCGCCTGTCCCTTTGTAAATAGC GAGAAGCTGCGGGAGTGCGGTGAGGTGCTGGCAGCGGCGGGCGGCGTCGGGCGGGGGCGAGCCGCTCCGAGCGCGGACACGCCTGTGACGGTGCTCGGTCACCAGCGCAGCGCCAGCTCCGCCTCGGAGACCGACTGGATTAACGGCGGCGACGCGAAGAAACGCTGCATGGGCCCACCATCGCAATGGGGGTAG
- the LOC100282689 gene encoding CYCD6 isoform 2 (isoform 2 is encoded by transcript variant 2) translates to MATEEWELREEDAYAYEFEFDLENPFTSPADEPIASLLDAEGHHAPSISAAASATRRAAAAFISKVRFGGELAVHPRVAYLALNYVDRFLSKRQLACEQQPWAPRLLAISCLSLAAKMQRVATFSTADIQRDEDFMFDAVTIRRMERVVLGALEWRARSVTPLAFLGFFLSACYPPPQHPPQVAAVKARAVDLLLHAQPEVKMAEFSPSVVAAAALLAAAGEVAAANLHAFQASLAACPFEKLRECGEVLAAAGGVGRGRAAPSADTPVTVLGHQRSASSASETDWINGGDAKKRCMGPPSQWG, encoded by the exons ATGGCGACGGAGGAGTGGGAGCTGCGGGAGGAGGACGCCTACGCCTACGAGTTCGAGTTCGACCTCGAGAACCCCTTCACCAGCCCCGCCGACGAGCCGATCGCCAGTCTCCTCGACGCCGAGGGCCACCACGCGCCCTCTATCTCCGCCGCGGCCTCGGCcacccgccgcgccgccgccgccttcaTCTCCAAG GTGCGTTTCGGCGGCGAGCTCGCCGTGCACCCGCGCGTCGCCTACCTCGCGCTCAACTACGTGGATCGCTTCCTCTCCAAGAGGCAATTGGCG TGCGAGCAGCAGCCGTGGGCGCCGCGCCTGCTCGCCATCAGCTGCCTCTCCCTCGCCGCCAAGATGCAGCGCGTCGCAACATTCTCCACCGCCGACATTCAG AGGGACGAAGACTTCATGTTCGACGCGGTGACCATCCGTCGCATGGAGCGGGTGGTGCTTGGCGCGCTTGAGTGGCGCGCGCGCTCCGTCACGCCGCTCGCCTTCCTCGGCTTCTTCCTCTCCGCATGCTATCCGCCGCCGCAGCACCCCCCACAGGTAGCCGCTGTCAAGGCGCGCGCCGTCGACCTCCTTCTCCACGCTCAGCCTG AGGTGAAGATGGCGGAGTTCTCACCCTCCGTGGTGGCGGCGGCAGCGCTGCTGGCCGCCGCCGGAGAGGTCGCCGCCGCGAACCTCCACGCGTTCCAAGCCAGCTTGGCCGCCTGTCCCTTT GAGAAGCTGCGGGAGTGCGGTGAGGTGCTGGCAGCGGCGGGCGGCGTCGGGCGGGGGCGAGCCGCTCCGAGCGCGGACACGCCTGTGACGGTGCTCGGTCACCAGCGCAGCGCCAGCTCCGCCTCGGAGACCGACTGGATTAACGGCGGCGACGCGAAGAAACGCTGCATGGGCCCACCATCGCAATGGGGGTAG